The Sagittula stellata E-37 sequence CGCTTCGCGGATGGTGCCCTTCGACATGGCGAAGCGCTGGATCAGCTCGGTCTCGCCGGGAAGGCGGTCGCCCGGTTTCAACCCCTGTTCCACCACCCAGTCCTTGATCGCATCGGCCACCCGCACGGGGCGGGATCGGCGTTGGGGAGGGACGGGAACAGAGGTCATGGAATGCGGGCGTGACTGCTGGGACGAATGCTTTAAGATACCGAGTGAATCAATTTATCATGATAAATACAAGGGTGAGATGACCTACGGAGACACCGCCGCCACCCGATTGGACGCGATCGCGCGCGCCTCGGCAAGCGCCGAAGGTGTGACACGCCTGCCTTGGACGGAACACCACCGGGCCGCGCTCGATCAGATCGCGGCCTGGATGACCGAAGCAGGGTTGTATCCCGCGCTCGATGCTGCCGGAACGCTGGTGGGCCGCAGCCCGAACCCGGACGGCAAGCCGGTGCTGATGATCGGGTCGCATCAGGACAGCGTGCCCACGGGCGGTGGTTTCGACGGCATCATGGGCATCGCGCTTGGCTGTCTGGTGGCCGAGGCGCTGAAGGATCGCCTGCCCGCCTTGCCTTTCGCGCTCGAAATCCTGGCCTTCGCCGACGAAGAGGGGGTGCGTTTCCCGACTGCCTTGATCGGCCCGCGTGCTTTGGCCGGGACACTGAAGGCCGATGCACTGGACATGACCGACGTCAACGACGTGGCGATGCGTGACGCGATGCGGGCATTTGGTGTGGCGGTGGACGATATTGGCGCGGTGCGCCAGTCCCGGGGCGATGTCGTGGCCTACCTCGAAGCGCACATCGAACAGGGTCCAGTCCTGGAGGCCGAGAGCCTGCCGGTTGCCGCCGTCAGCGCGATCTGCGGGATTTCCCGGTTCGAAATACGAATCACCGGAGAGACCGGTCACGCCGGAACCGTGCCGATGGCCGGGCGGCGCGACGCGCTGGTGGCCGCGTCGCGGATCATCGCGGCTGTCAGCGACGCAGCGGTCCAGGTTCCGGACCTGCGGGCGACGGTGGGCACGCTGGCGCTGAAACCCGGCGCGGTGAACGCCATCCCGTCCGAGGTCCGCTTCCCGCTGGAGATCCGCGCACCGCAAGACACGCTGCGCGAGGCGTTCGAAACCGAGGCCATGGCGCTGGCCCGGGACATCTGTTTCGCGGCCAACTGCGATTTGAAGGCTGTCCAGACCTATGCGCAACCAGCCGCGGTTTGCGACCTGAGCCTCAGGCGAGCGCTGGAAACGGCGATCGGGAAGGCGGACGTCGTGCCGCTGACCATTCCATCGGGGGCGACGCACGATGCGTCTGCGATGGCCGACCTTTGCCCGATCGCGATGCTGTTCGTCCGCTGCCGGGGCGGGATCAGCCACCGGCCAGACGAATTCGCCTCCGCCGCCGACATGGACGTGGCGGTTCGGGTGATGGTGGATGCGATACTGGGCTACGAGGATGATCTTGGCTGAAAGGGCCGCCGCTGCGGTACGCGCGTCCTGTCGTCGCGAAGACGGGTGCCACTTTGTCGATGCGCATCGTAGGGCGGGGCTGTGTGCCGCCTTGCCCGGCGGCCACAATGTGCCCGGCAGGCACCCCTTTCCTTCGGCGTCGACTTGCGGTCCAGTGCGGGCATGCTGAACGGTTTGCGCATCCTTGAATTCGAAGCCCTCGGGCCTGCCCCCTTCGCCGCCATGCACCTTGCGGACTTGGGAGCGGAGGTGACCGTCGTACATCGCGCCACCCACGACAACCCGTCGAAACAGCCCCGGAACCTGCTCGACCGGGGCAAGCGGTCCATCGTGCTGGATCTCAAGGAGGCGGCGGATATCGCCGTCGCCAAGGCCTTGGTCCAGCGCTCGGACGCTTTGATCGAGGGGATGCGGCCGGGCGTGATGGAGCGGCTGGGCCTCGGGCCGGAGGTCGTGCATGCGCTGAACCCGGCTCTGGTCTACGGGCGCATGACGGGTTGGGGGCAGGACGGGCCCCGCGCGCTGCGGTCGGGGCATGACCTGAACTACGCCGGGCTGAGCGGGATGCTGTTCTACGGCGGTTTGCCAGGCGAGATTCCCGGGGTGCCGCCAACGCTGTTGGGCGACATCGGGGGAGGGGCGCTCTACCTCACCGTCGGCATACTGAGCGGCGTTCTGAACGCCAGGACGACGGGCAAGGGCTGTGTCGTGGATGCAGCCATCGTGGACGGGACATCGCACATGTTGTCCCTGCTCCTTTCGATGGGACCGATGTTCTCACGCGAGGCCCGCGGACAATCTCTTCTGGATGGGCCGCACTGGTCGCGCTGTTATGTTTGTGCCGATGGGGGCCATGTCGCGGTGCAATGCCTCGAACCGAAGTTCTATGCCGAGTTTCTGGAGGTCATGGGGCTGCGCGACGATCCGGGCCTTGCCGATCAGTTCGACCCCAAGCAATGGCCGGTTCAGACGGCGCGGCTGGCGGGCCTGTTCGCTGCCCGGTCCCGAGACACATGGACGGCACTGTTCGAGGGCTCCGATGCCTGTGTGGCGCCGGTGCTGAGCCCTGCGGAGGCGCAGGAAGATCCCCATATCGCCGCGCGGGGGATCTGGCGGGAGGGCGTGCCCGCGCCTGCCCCGCGATTCGACGGCGCGACACGGCCAACGGGCGACATAGCCCTGAGGGGCGCCCATGGCGCGGAGATCCTTGAAACCCTGCGACAGGAAGGCTTGATATGACTTCGGACAGGATGCCGGCCGAAGACTTCGGCAGGCTTTTGCAGGCGCGGGCCTCGTGCCGTGCATTCACTGACGAGCCCGTCGACCCGGCGCTGGTCGAGGCGGCCCTTCGAGACGCGCAGCAGGTGCCGTCCTGGTGCAATTCGCAACCGTGGGAAGTGCACGCGTGTGGGCCGGAGGAGACCGCCCGACTGGCCACGGCGTTTTTCGACCACGCGCAGTCGGGGGCTCACGCCTCCGACATCCCTTT is a genomic window containing:
- a CDS encoding M20 family metallo-hydrolase; amino-acid sequence: MTYGDTAATRLDAIARASASAEGVTRLPWTEHHRAALDQIAAWMTEAGLYPALDAAGTLVGRSPNPDGKPVLMIGSHQDSVPTGGGFDGIMGIALGCLVAEALKDRLPALPFALEILAFADEEGVRFPTALIGPRALAGTLKADALDMTDVNDVAMRDAMRAFGVAVDDIGAVRQSRGDVVAYLEAHIEQGPVLEAESLPVAAVSAICGISRFEIRITGETGHAGTVPMAGRRDALVAASRIIAAVSDAAVQVPDLRATVGTLALKPGAVNAIPSEVRFPLEIRAPQDTLREAFETEAMALARDICFAANCDLKAVQTYAQPAAVCDLSLRRALETAIGKADVVPLTIPSGATHDASAMADLCPIAMLFVRCRGGISHRPDEFASAADMDVAVRVMVDAILGYEDDLG
- a CDS encoding CaiB/BaiF CoA transferase family protein, giving the protein MLNGLRILEFEALGPAPFAAMHLADLGAEVTVVHRATHDNPSKQPRNLLDRGKRSIVLDLKEAADIAVAKALVQRSDALIEGMRPGVMERLGLGPEVVHALNPALVYGRMTGWGQDGPRALRSGHDLNYAGLSGMLFYGGLPGEIPGVPPTLLGDIGGGALYLTVGILSGVLNARTTGKGCVVDAAIVDGTSHMLSLLLSMGPMFSREARGQSLLDGPHWSRCYVCADGGHVAVQCLEPKFYAEFLEVMGLRDDPGLADQFDPKQWPVQTARLAGLFAARSRDTWTALFEGSDACVAPVLSPAEAQEDPHIAARGIWREGVPAPAPRFDGATRPTGDIALRGAHGAEILETLRQEGLI